A genomic region of Bacteroidota bacterium contains the following coding sequences:
- a CDS encoding T9SS type A sorting domain-containing protein — MWACGYNQSGELGDGTTIDKYIPIKVLGLCNDVNSVSTSVNSIDIIFFPNPFSTQTTLQTNTPLHNATLTVYNSFGQEVTQSVIPSGARNLTITRDGLPSGIYFLRLTALSLPSSSGGGTQGGGGEVFTGKLVITDSR, encoded by the coding sequence GTGTGGGCTTGCGGATACAATCAATCTGGAGAACTAGGAGATGGAACAACTATTGATAAATATATTCCAATAAAAGTACTGGGATTATGTAATGATGTAAACTCCGTTTCAACAAGTGTCAATAGCATTGATATCATTTTTTTTCCAAATCCCTTTTCCACCCAAACAACTTTGCAAACAAATACTCCATTACACAACGCAACTCTCACGGTTTACAATTCTTTCGGGCAGGAGGTGACACAAAGTGTCATTCCGAGCGGAGCGAGGAATCTCACAATCACCCGCGATGGTTTACCAAGCGGAATTTATTTTCTGCGCTTAACTGCCCTCTCCCTTCCCTCCTCCAGCGGGGGAGGGACACAGGGTGGGGGCGGTGAGGTCTTCACAGGCAAACTTGTAATCACTGACTCCCGATAG
- a CDS encoding T9SS type A sorting domain-containing protein: protein MKKILLSFFISIIFISHISAQLSNRFYCGGNAYVAQSTGAYCSNTFRAWRDIQKFSTSSYYWNYTDSVIQSNQSVGLHTMITLKCTNPFTPNDTVPGTPAWCFDQNQTSDNASAWFPQGTDTTLWKNFVNAIVERYDGDGTSDMPGLIYPITEWHVIGQEWQRIWSSDQALDTTCNLLTKDTSLANTKKFVQLVNMTYTAIKNQEPGSGSEVSFAGIDTRNQSEAFYDGYFPQTTLCKSDCINPPQNVSASQLAAAPKFLQTRRNVMYIFKNAKFDEVDLHEYGRWKNIPDIAKWAKDSAQNKRVTFLEGGGPFCQACENIYHAVNDTDGRLPALLVRDNASYVVYYFITGFSAGVKKMHWNAGPEYSDWGSTWGDLDLRTINRIHKPSFYVYRWLAKTLFSNTSADTVVRIINANQNLYHYQVQQLPTFVPFIDVAWSTNTTDSIIVSGTGTLYTWDIPITCDSLYPTACDSVFPMNTFSVSGSHTIALNNGVPVFYSWNNILTGTNQIENYKLQLFIYPNPFNSSTTLQTNYNFKDATLTVYNSFGQTVAQIKNINGQTITFNRDNLPSGIYFLRLTAPSPSQGEGGGSEVFTGKLVITDK, encoded by the coding sequence ATGAAAAAAATATTACTCTCCTTTTTCATCTCCATTATTTTTATCTCCCATATCTCCGCCCAGCTCTCTAATCGTTTTTACTGTGGTGGAAATGCCTATGTGGCGCAAAGCACGGGGGCATATTGTTCCAATACCTTCAGGGCGTGGAGAGATATTCAGAAATTTTCTACCTCCTCTTACTATTGGAACTACACAGATTCCGTAATTCAATCCAATCAGTCGGTGGGGCTGCATACCATGATTACTCTTAAATGCACCAATCCCTTTACACCTAATGATACAGTACCGGGAACTCCTGCATGGTGCTTTGACCAAAATCAAACCAGCGACAATGCTTCGGCATGGTTTCCTCAGGGAACAGATACAACACTCTGGAAAAATTTTGTGAATGCAATTGTTGAAAGATACGATGGGGATGGCACAAGTGACATGCCCGGATTAATTTATCCCATTACCGAATGGCATGTTATCGGGCAGGAGTGGCAGCGCATCTGGAGCAGCGACCAAGCTCTTGATACTACATGCAACTTGTTGACTAAAGACACTTCTCTTGCCAATACAAAGAAGTTTGTGCAATTGGTCAATATGACTTACACGGCTATAAAAAATCAAGAACCGGGTTCGGGTTCTGAAGTAAGTTTTGCCGGCATTGATACAAGAAATCAATCTGAAGCTTTTTATGACGGATATTTTCCGCAAACAACTTTGTGCAAGAGCGATTGCATCAATCCGCCACAAAATGTTTCTGCATCGCAACTTGCCGCTGCGCCAAAGTTTTTGCAGACCCGAAGAAATGTGATGTATATTTTTAAGAACGCAAAATTTGATGAGGTGGATTTACATGAATACGGAAGATGGAAAAATATTCCCGACATAGCCAAATGGGCAAAAGATTCAGCGCAGAATAAACGGGTTACCTTTTTGGAAGGCGGGGGTCCATTCTGTCAGGCATGCGAAAATATTTATCACGCGGTGAATGATACTGACGGAAGATTGCCCGCGCTTTTGGTGAGAGACAACGCTTCGTATGTTGTTTACTATTTCATCACTGGGTTTTCCGCGGGAGTTAAAAAAATGCACTGGAACGCAGGGCCCGAATACAGTGACTGGGGTTCCACTTGGGGCGATCTTGATTTGCGAACAATCAATCGCATACACAAACCCTCTTTCTATGTTTATCGCTGGCTGGCAAAAACTCTTTTCTCCAATACTTCTGCCGATACAGTTGTGCGCATTATAAATGCAAATCAAAATCTTTATCATTATCAAGTTCAGCAGTTGCCGACATTTGTTCCATTTATTGATGTGGCTTGGTCAACAAATACAACAGACAGTATAATCGTGAGCGGAACAGGAACTCTATACACATGGGATATTCCAATTACTTGCGATTCACTTTATCCGACTGCCTGCGATTCTGTTTTTCCGATGAATACTTTTTCTGTTTCAGGTTCTCACACCATCGCGCTAAACAACGGTGTCCCTGTTTTTTACAGTTGGAATAATATTTTGACTGGAACAAATCAAATTGAAAATTACAAATTACAATTATTTATTTATCCAAATCCATTTAATTCTTCGACAACTTTGCAGACAAATTATAATTTCAAAGACGCAACCTTGACAGTTTACAATTCTTTCGGGCAGACAGTTGCGCAAATAAAAAATATCAACGGGCAGACAATCACTTTCAATCGTGATAATTTGCCAAGCGGGATTTATTTCCTTCGGCTCACAGCTCCCTCTCCTTCTCAAGGAGAGGGTGGGGGCAGTGAGGTCTTCACAGGCAAACTTGTAATCACGGACAAATAA
- a CDS encoding T9SS type A sorting domain-containing protein — protein sequence MKKKLSATGLIPHFAGLIILTVFCGIVNAQNTVSVTVNAGTSSGLLSQLWGDHYDLSMTHPWGSFTTDPNFLPLMQQVQPRYWRCSVGRWEMGYPAPFSGNPNDTTVLKTIPREYYRGGNDLTSANNPANYYFTYLDDQLTKIELTGAKPYLCFDYMPFTLSSQQNPNNPNNDSVAGGSFSNGIRTAPPSNPAVYARVVRNTIRHLKGLFAGTTDFGIKYFEIGNEPDVPAPNAYFWTGTVTDFYNMYSAIISEINSDPQLVNSIKIGAGAFSNATTPTFATAFMNSISSNSTRLDFLSYHSYSDSLNYHYFSLMNMSNLRNAHAPNAELINSEWGRLLNNSSDTVYDHIEHGVFRAQVMLLMESFGVKVATEAVFIDPPIPAPNKLGLVFSGPIAPKPATDCYIGLNKMNDCLNALPVTTVPSTGEFVYSGKDSAGTKVCIVYVGDDPGGFTKKVNLQINNLPWGSSTYYMYQYEVSENTWSLNQGVKLQRSDTLNGSIFNDSIIYGPGPGQGRLLIWKLSTAPLTGIQNLENLNGILIYPNPFSYTTTLQTDNPLHNATLTVYNCYGQEVTQSVIPSTPQSGATVGRRNLTITRDGLPGGIYFLRLTALSLPSPIGGGTQGGGGEVFTGKLIITDK from the coding sequence ATGAAAAAAAAACTATCAGCCACCGGACTGATCCCGCATTTCGCGGGACTCATCATCCTGACAGTGTTTTGCGGAATTGTAAACGCACAAAACACAGTTTCAGTAACTGTTAATGCAGGAACATCCTCTGGACTTCTGTCACAACTTTGGGGCGACCATTATGACCTTTCAATGACACACCCGTGGGGAAGTTTTACGACAGACCCAAATTTTTTACCGCTCATGCAGCAAGTGCAGCCCCGTTACTGGAGATGTTCTGTGGGTCGTTGGGAAATGGGATACCCTGCTCCGTTCAGCGGAAACCCGAATGATACAACTGTTTTAAAAACTATTCCGCGTGAATATTACAGAGGGGGAAATGACCTTACTTCGGCAAACAACCCTGCTAATTATTACTTCACCTATTTAGATGACCAACTGACAAAAATAGAATTGACGGGCGCCAAGCCCTATCTCTGTTTTGACTATATGCCCTTCACTTTAAGTTCGCAGCAGAATCCGAATAATCCCAATAACGATTCTGTAGCGGGAGGTTCTTTTTCAAATGGAATCCGCACAGCGCCTCCTTCTAATCCCGCAGTTTATGCGCGTGTTGTCAGAAATACCATCAGGCATTTAAAAGGTCTTTTTGCAGGCACAACCGATTTTGGAATAAAATATTTTGAAATAGGAAACGAACCTGATGTGCCTGCGCCCAACGCATATTTCTGGACAGGAACAGTTACTGATTTTTATAACATGTACAGCGCCATCATTTCAGAAATAAACAGCGACCCGCAACTTGTTAACTCAATTAAAATTGGCGCAGGGGCTTTTTCAAATGCCACCACTCCAACTTTTGCAACTGCTTTCATGAACAGTATTTCATCCAACAGCACCCGCCTCGATTTTCTTTCTTATCATTCCTATTCCGACTCGCTTAATTACCACTACTTCTCTTTAATGAACATGTCGAACTTGCGGAATGCGCATGCTCCAAATGCAGAATTGATTAACTCTGAATGGGGAAGATTACTTAATAATTCTTCCGACACAGTTTACGACCATATAGAACATGGTGTATTCAGGGCACAGGTTATGCTGCTGATGGAAAGTTTTGGAGTGAAAGTTGCAACCGAAGCGGTTTTTATTGACCCTCCAATTCCTGCCCCAAACAAACTTGGTCTTGTTTTTTCAGGACCTATTGCACCTAAACCTGCAACCGATTGTTACATCGGTTTAAATAAAATGAATGACTGCCTGAATGCACTGCCTGTTACCACTGTTCCTTCTACGGGCGAGTTTGTTTATTCAGGTAAGGATTCGGCTGGAACAAAAGTTTGCATAGTGTATGTTGGCGATGACCCCGGAGGATTTACTAAAAAAGTTAATCTGCAAATAAATAATTTGCCTTGGGGAAGTTCAACATATTACATGTATCAATATGAAGTTTCTGAAAACACATGGTCGCTGAATCAAGGAGTGAAATTGCAACGGTCAGATACTCTTAATGGTTCAATATTTAACGATTCAATTATCTATGGTCCGGGACCGGGACAAGGTCGGCTTTTAATATGGAAGTTAAGCACCGCACCATTAACGGGGATACAAAATTTAGAAAATCTAAATGGTATTTTAATTTATCCCAATCCTTTTTCTTACACGACAACTTTGCAGACAGACAATCCTTTGCACAACGCAACTCTCACTGTTTACAACTGCTACGGGCAGGAGGTGACACAAAGTGTCATTCCGAGCACCCCGCAAAGCGGGGCGACCGTAGGTCGGAGGAATCTCACAATCACCCGCGATGGTTTACCAGGCGGAATTTATTTTTTGCGCTTAACTGCCCTCTCCCTTCCCTCCCCCATCGGGGGAGGGACACAGGGTGGGGGCGGTGAGGTCTTTACAGGCAAATTAATAATCACCGATAAATAA